Within Scomber scombrus chromosome 12, fScoSco1.1, whole genome shotgun sequence, the genomic segment agttttatgaacaagtgccgaactggtaagaaaggcgggggagttgctgccatctttaaatctgtatttcagtgcaaggaaattacattaggtgattttagctcttcctatgtcaccaactgtgagtgcagtcagttgatgaactcctggatGAATTTAACTGGAtaatctcaaatgtcatggatgctgttgcacctattaaaactaaGACCACCttgatcagacagaaaacaccgtggaggaacactatgatggtaaaggctttgaaaacagaatgcaggaaagcagagcataagtggagaaaaactaaacttcaaattcaccatgaactctacaaacaaagtcttaataaagaaataatgcaGTCAATGCTCAAAGAACAAAGATATTAGTGACTGAATTTTTACAAACTCACAgaattataaaacaaatattgttgtaatgtagattatcaaatgatattaaactgaatcatcttcaggtcattttacagtagaaacagtctcttactttgtgtctgagggtccaggttcattactgaaggtTGGAACATCACCtttagaccagtcactcttcatagacagacagctggatattacagactctgctccgtcctcctcttcctcctcttcctcctctttcttcatcttctggagtctgagaggtaaaccagtaacactggagacacacacacatacacagtataatgaacccagtcctgcctctcaacttagtagcttcttattagtttacatgactttaactacaaccatgtgtgttttctagtcatcacaaagagaaactttgactctggtttaaatccaacaaacagacttcagataaacatgtgtgtgcttcttaactgtgacttctctctatttagaggcagcagtgagtcacgTTACATCGCTGTGAGGACGCACAAACCAGGAAACCAACAACAGGAAACAACGTTTCAACACCTCAAACTCTGTCATTTCATATTGTTCTGACACActttaatcaactaaacaattaatgtgataaataatcatcagattgatcaataatgacagtaatcattatttacagtcctgatattaacactcacctgcctcagacttgctgttttcctccttctgctctgatGACTGTGAAATGGCGTCTAACTGAATACTTTCAAATttaacttcctgtctgtttcttcctctttactggaagtcacgtgtgtgtgtgtgtgtgtgtgtgtgtgcgtgtgtgtaacaGTCAGACTATCTTGTTTATTGTATACTTTTTGTGcagaaatatttcattattttcttcctGTAACTCAGAATTTGGAATTTTAGGATCGCTATTTCAAATCTGAATGTCTGCTTTGGCAGTTATTTTGAACAGACTTTCACCTTTAGTCCCTCCCTGTTTCTTCCTAACCCCTTCCTTACACAAagtcgtttgtgtgtgtgtgtgtgtgtgtgtgtgtgtgtgtgtgtgtgtgtgcataaactTTATTAACTCAGTTTAAAGTACAAACAGAGAATTTATTGACTGtcacagtcacaaacacacagatttctTAATTTTACAGAATACTGCAGTAAATATATGAACACAGTCTGTACACAAGTCACATCATAAAGTAACAGAACAGGTTTTGGTGCGTTATGAACCTACAGCCGGTCAGATAGTATctgtttgttgtctttaaaaACAGTCAGAGTTTCCAGGTAATCAGGACTTTGTTTCCACAGTTGAATCTGACTGTTGAGTTCTGACTCTGTGACATGTTTCACTATCCAGCTCACGGATGGACAAAATAGGGGAGACCAGACATTTATTGTACATaacctaaaaaataaatgaaacaaaaaccaTGTGTTGGAAGTCAGAGGAGAAAGGCCAAGTGACTGACTGCCACCAGCTGATATAGAAGGTGCTCAGTCCAGGTGAGCTGAATCTCCATGATGAGCCAACTCCACCCACAAGGCTCCTGCTGGTAGAGGACCACGGCTGCTTCTCACTCCTCAACTCAACTGGAAGTTGGTCCAAAACACCATTTTGAAGGACGCCCCAATCCTCTTCTTTCAGGAATGGTTCATGTCTCTGATCACAGTAGACACACAGCAGGAATGCAGGTTGTTATCAATGTGCAGGTGTCTGTTAAacagatataatataatataatctaacaggctgcagagagaaaacactgctgctctgtcagtGATCACTCTGAACCTTTATTAGTATCAGCACAGTGAACATGTGGAGATAAACTCTGGTAAACGTTGCTAACACAAACGCTTCAGAGGAAAGTCTCCCTTCTCTCGTCTCCTCCAGTCGTCTCCATGACTCCACGCTGAGCAGGACTAAGACGTAAAGATAAGATGCAAGTGAAGGAAACATGGAAGCAATTTAAGAGAATTGGGAGGCAACACAGGAGTTTCTCCAGAGGATCATCACACCTGAGTTAAATGTTGGagaattaaaatataaagaaaaggatCGCTGCACAAACCTGTCTTAATGTTCCAATCATGACAAATATATCGTTCTAAATATTAACTAAATTTTACTCTTTATAGCTTTTTACCTAGCATATGTATGCAGTACTACTataattctttatattttaaataatttatattttctatatttatattttaaataatttatatttttaattttattttaaaatgttatattttaagtaatttaaaaataatttattttatattttctatattattttaaataattcatatatttcgtaattttatattttaaataacagaaatgatCCTAAAATATTTCCGtcaaatgatgatgtcacacagagatgatgtcacacacagaGATTATGTCATAGTTTTTTATTACTGTAGAGAATCACAGCAGAAGGTGAgtactgatgacatcacagctctATATGATAGAAGCCCCGCCCCCCCTTCAAAATAAAGCACCAATCACAGCTGACCTGCAGAGTCATGTGACCGGGCTGCCGGCTGCCTCCGCGCaaggcattctgggaaatgtggTATCTTTCTACAAACtttcagataaataaaataaaatacaggaaacaggaagtgactgtcacaaaaaaaatctgaatcagCTGAGAggcaacaggaagtgatgcgAGCAGCCGGCAGCCTGGACAGGTAGTAGAACTCTGCAGGTGAGCATGGGAgaaaaccaaccaatcagacgcttcagagaaaaaaggaggggaaaaaaaaaacaatggaggGAAATTCCACCAATCAGGAACGAGCGTTAAatgattaaagattaaaatacatttgattaaaataaaaagctactttagctaacattagccccGCCCACCCACGTGACTCCGCCCCCTCACTTCCTGTCAGGATCAGCTGTTACAAactgcatgctgggagctgTTAATCATTCTTAGCGagatacatttaattaactaattagcTCCGCCCTCGTTTGGCTGTCCCTGATCCTGATTGGAGGTGAGCGGCGGTGATGTCACAGGAAGAAGgcggtgatgatgatgtcatcgtgTGCGCTGATCAGCGATAAAGTGacggagagaagaagaaacatccGGACGAATCAGAGCGTTCGTCTTCATCACATCTGAAACGAAAAGTTAATGAGCTCGTTAAGGAAACTAGCAATTAACAGGTGGCTAACAGGCGAGCTAACAGGTAGCTAATAGGTGTTCTGTTCTCACCTGTATGGGAGCCTTGTGGAGCCATTTCTCTTTGTCTCCGCCCACTTTCATACACGAGAACAAATCACAGACGGAGGCCATCCGCTcctgagacaggaaacagggaacAGTCAGCAAACAGGCGGGAAACAGACGGGTAACAGTCTGTAAATGCTAGAGTGAACCTGAGGCTGTTACCTGAGCctgactcctcttcctcagcagccatttatcctcctcttcctcggcCGGGCTGGACGGAGCCACTGAGCTCGGAGCAGTACTGCAGCTCTTCTCTGGAAGCACCCAGAGCTCTGGATCCAGAGGCAGCTGgaacagggaggaggagggaggcttGAACTGAGAGCTGTGCTCCTCCCTGCTGGCCTTCTCCTCCTCAGGAGCCACCCAGCCGGACAGAGAGGAGCCGAGGGTCTGCAGAGGACTCCTGCAGGAGGTGTTGGTGGGGTGCAGCCAGGCCTCCAGGATGGCCTGAACCTGCAGAGACGACAGACACGCAGAGACTCAAAATACAGAtctgaataaatataatatatcatagaaatactccaaaggtggcgcgcaggtggtcgagtggttagagccaCATACGCAACCGACCCCGGCCGGAGGACCTGCATgccccccccacctctctctcctgtttcctgtctgtctactgctaaacctctttactgttcatacaTTTCCCAGATGTGggtcagtaataataagtgttggtaagatgatgaattcataaatcagttaaactagttttaaaagcagcatcaggtttgttaaaatgtacatttagtatttttgttggttttatatcatttgaaatgacatttgcaccattttttaccaaaagtaagactgaatgctcctgaaaatgtcaaatggtgtaaccacaaaagaatgatacatattacatattttatcacctacagtgtatttaagtggacttatactgataatgacttcatttaaaagaaatgtgtttggagtatttctacatttaaagtatttagtCAACACTGAGCAGGATATTCCCTAAAAACAACCAACTTGTTTCTAAataattttaatgtaaaattagttaaaaacagtgttgtgttgtttatattttttcttcatgttgacTTTTATTCCACCACATACATCAATACAATAATATTTAAGGTTTCCCTGATGTTACCTTCTGTTCCTGGTCTCTGTGGTGCAGGGGGGGCGGGGTGTTTTTGgcggtgggggtggggggggcgtTCTTGGCAACAGGGACGCCGTTCTTGTCCCTCCCATCCTGTCGGAGCAGCCAGCGGGTCAGAGCTTCTTTCCCACAGTTCTCATCGCAGACGCAGTCGGAGTAGCTGGAGCAGACCTCGTTGGCCCGGCAGTTCTGCTGGAGCGGCGCCTCCTGCTGCAGCCATGCCTCCAGGGCGGTTGCTGGGGCCGCGGTCGCCGGGGCCGGGGTCGCCGGGGTGGTTGCCGGGGAGACGGGGGTGGAGGCAGGGGGGGTCTTCAGGCACTTGAGCAGCCCCAGGTTCTCTATCTCCAGGGGTCGGCTGGTctggcagcaggaggagcagtcGGCGGCGGGCCGGCTCGACTCCACCAGCCAATCGCTGCTCGCCCAGCTGTCCTCAAACGGCTTCAGCACCCGCCGCCACCGCTCGGCGTCGCAGGCCGTCTCCATGGCGACAGTGGGCGGGGTGATGAGCCAGTCgcccagctcctcctcctcctcctcgtcgtCGATGGTCTCGGTGAACTCTGATTCGTCGATCTTCTCgatggagaaggaggagctGCAGGTGCTGACGGAGCGCTCCCTGCTGGTGGAGGAGCGATCCTGCAGGAGCCACGACTCCAAATCCCTCAGCTGACCCCAAGCCTTCAGGAAGTCCACCGAGGCCAGGACGGGACAGGAAGTCTGCACGGATTTACAAAATAAGAGTCAtcatgtgtgttactgtgtgtgttactgtgtgtgtgtgtgtgtgtgtgttaatgtgtgtgtgtgttactgtgtgtgttactgtgtgtgtgcgttactgtgtgtgtgtgtgtgagtgtgtgtgtgttactgtgtgagtgtgtgtgttactgtgtgtgtgtgttactctgtgtgtgtgtgtgtgtgtgtgtgtgttactgttcgtgtgtgtgtgtgtgttactgtgtatgttactctgtctgtgagtgtgttacTGTATGAAAGTGGACCCCATCAGTGATGAAAACCAGtactgtccccaaaagtgaccaaaaaACTGGTTTGGAACTaaagttgttttaattgataatttaaagtgatatttgtcTTCAACAATAAATCTGAACCTCTCCTGATTTTTTTCAAGCATGTCTGACGACTGGAAAGGTTGGTCCTCACTAGTGACCAAAAAACTGGTGGACCccacaactgacaaaaacaagactgtgtgtgtgtcttactccgtctgtgtgtgtgttactgtgtctgttactgtgtgtgtgtgtgtgtgttactgtgtgtgtgtgtgttactgtgtgtgtgttactgtg encodes:
- the LOC133991873 gene encoding nuclear receptor coactivator 4-like isoform X2, with product MVAPLWSSHRPFLSALPACEDVQPGQQPWRTGGGSFPHSSDREQTRACKPVLFGMNVEAEEASCFNQDQFYSSCRMLSAEASGLKQCLLAQDQLEGAVSSVMKAEQQLRDNAREVRAELQSCVSRQQEALRCREVWLLSQIELLEQLKTETLQQQLHRLHWLRGQFDVISQQLQNSNSNDLNNQLTSCMEKLSSLSLTPEETPEMSFQADTRSLRQAITSFGNVSAQLVEEVSSQSPAHQRAQVQSCPIAAKKQKMEVGALDDWLLGTRPASSAPIGYQSSKNPEDWLMSHRESKTSCPVLASVDFLKAWGQLRDLESWLLQDRSSTSRERSVSTCSSSFSIEKIDESEFTETIDDEEEEEELGDWLITPPTVAMETACDAERWRRVLKPFEDSWASSDWLVESSRPAADCSSCCQTSRPLEIENLGLLKCLKTPPASTPVSPATTPATPAPATAAPATALEAWLQQEAPLQQNCRANEVCSSYSDCVCDENCGKEALTRWLLRQDGRDKNGVPVAKNAPPTPTAKNTPPPLHHRDQEQKVQAILEAWLHPTNTSCRSPLQTLGSSLSGWVAPEEEKASREEHSSQFKPPSSSLFQLPLDPELWVLPEKSCSTAPSSVAPSSPAEEEEDKWLLRKRSQAQERMASVCDLFSCMKVGGDKEKWLHKAPIQM
- the LOC133991873 gene encoding nuclear receptor coactivator 4-like isoform X1; this encodes MVAPLWSSHRPFLSALPACEDVQPGQQPWRTGGGSFPHSSDREQTRACKPVLFGMNVEAEEASCFNQDQFYSSCRMLSAEASGLKQCLLAQDQLEGAVSSVMKAEQQLRDNAREVRAELQSCVSRQQEALRCREVWLLSQIELLEQLKTETLQQQLHRLHWLRGQFDVISQQLQNSNSNDLNNQLTSCMEKLSSLSLTPEETPEMSFQADTRSLRQAITSFGNVSAQLVEEVSSQSPAHQRAQVQSCPIAAKKQKMEVGALDDWLLGTRPASSAPIGYQSSKNPEDWLMSHRESKTSCPVLASVDFLKAWGQLRDLESWLLQDRSSTSRERSVSTCSSSFSIEKIDESEFTETIDDEEEEEELGDWLITPPTVAMETACDAERWRRVLKPFEDSWASSDWLVESSRPAADCSSCCQTSRPLEIENLGLLKCLKTPPASTPVSPATTPATPAPATAAPATALEAWLQQEAPLQQNCRANEVCSSYSDCVCDENCGKEALTRWLLRQDGRDKNGVPVAKNAPPTPTAKNTPPPLHHRDQEQKVQAILEAWLHPTNTSCRSPLQTLGSSLSGWVAPEEEKASREEHSSQFKPPSSSLFQLPLDPELWVLPEKSCSTAPSSVAPSSPAEEEEDKWLLRKRSQAQERMASVCDLFSCMKVGGDKEKWLHKAPIQVRTEHLLATC